Within the Streptomyces sp. NBC_00554 genome, the region GACGGGACCACTACGCGGGTCAACCACCTGCTGAGCGCGGGCCCCGACGGGACCACCCGTGACGTGGTCGTCTCAGGTATCCCCGAGGAGCTCAAGCTCGGAGGGCCGTTGCGTGCTGACGCCACCTCGCTCATCTTCAGCGGCGCGATCGACGGCACCCACCGGTCGGTGGCCGTCGACCCGCAGACCGGCCAGGTCCAGAGCTGGACCCAGGCCCGGCCCAGCGGCACTGCCTACACCGAGCTGTCGCCCGACTACCTGGTCCAGTACGGGGGCCCGTCCGCCTCGAAGGTGTACGTCTACTCCCGTGCCGACCTCTCGGCAGCCCCCGTCGAGGTGACCCTGGACGGTACCGACGGCGTGTCCCCCGCCGACGACCTCTCGGTGGTCGGCGACTGGCTCGTCCACCGGCCCGCCGGCGGCACCAAGGTGACCGCCGTTCCGATCAAGGGCGGCGACCCGATCACCCTGCTCACCTCCTCCAACGACGGCATATCCGCCTCACCGTCCGGCAACGCCGTCGTCATCGGCCGCACCGGCGCCGGCGTCGACGACTGGGGTATCCAGCGCATCCACGCCGGCGAGGACGGCAAGCCCGTCGTCACGCAGATCAAGGCGCTGCCGAAGCCGCCGTACGAGATCCAGGGCCTCGCGCTGGACCAGGGGCGGCTCCTGGTCGCCGACGAGAGCTGGGCCGGGTACCGGGACACCTATGTCCGGACCGTCACCGCGACCGGCACGCCCCAGTTCGGTGCGCGCTCCTCGTACGACGGGACGGACACGCTGCTTTACGACTGCCCGTCGGCGGAGGGCGGCTGCCGGATCTACGGCACCGCCGACAACCGTGCCGTCTGGCTGATGAAGGGCTCGGCCGAATACGACCTTCTCCGGGTCAACGGGCCCGCTGAGTACGGCTTCAGGGAGATCCGTGTCCCTGCCGGCGGGCAGATCACCGACGTGTCCGGCCAGTACGTGATCCACACGACCTCGACCCTGCAGAACGTCTACAAGATCGACGGCGGGGACACCCCCGTCGTCACCCGCACCTCCGGCGCCGCCGCCCTGTCCGGCGACATTCTCTGGACGGCCGGCACGACCCCCGGCACCGTCACCGCGTACAACCTGACGACGAAGAAGACCACCGAGACCGTCACCACCGACGCCGGGTGTGCGCCCACCGAGCTCCAGGCGCTCGGCCGCTATCTCTACTGGACCTGCGACGGCAAGGCCGGCGTCTACGACCGTACGGCGAAGAAGTCCGTGCCCGTGCCGACGGGCGAGGCCAAGCTCGGCGACGGGTTCGTCGTCACGCACGACAAGCAGGCCGGGCAGTTGACGCTCACCACGGTCGCCGACGGGACGGCCGCGAGCCGGGTCATCGGGGAGCTGCCCGACACCGGCGTCTCGCAGCGCGATGTGCGCTGGACGGTCGACGAGTCCGGGGCGAACGCGGCCTACGTGGACGATCAGGAGCAGGTGCACCTGGTGCCGTCCGGTGTGGCGCAGCAGCCGCTGAGCCTGCTGGCGCCGGCCGAGAGCGTGTCGTCCGTAGAGGCGCACACCGTCGACACGACGCCCGACACCCTCACCACCCTCCTGCTGTCGAAGCCGTCCTCGGGCTGGGACCTGACGGTGCGCAACCGCGCGACCGGCAAGGTCTACGGCGACGGCAGGGACGGCACGGCCGCGCGGGGCGAGCTGAGCGTCGGCTGGCACGGGCTGGATCCGAAGAGGACCGGGGACGCGTACCTGCCGAACGGTTCCTACGACTGGACCGTGACCGTCACTCCGGCCGACGGCGTCGGCGCCCCGCTGACGGTGAGCGGCACGGTCAAGCTGGTGAAGGGCGAGCCCGTCCGCCACGACCACCTCGGCAGCGACGCCGTCGGCGACCTGCTCACCCTCAACTCCTCGGGCGCCCTGACCTTCCAGCAGGGCACGGGTACGGGCACGTTCTCCGGGAAGGTCAGCGGCTCGGGCTGGGCCACCAGCATCAAGGCGGTGCCGTTCGGGGACTTGAGCGGGGACCGCTGCAACGACGTCCTGGTACGGCTGAGCAGTGGCGCCCTGCGCCTCTACAAGCCCGGCTGTGACGCGGCGCTGAAGCCGTCGACGTCGTACACGACACTCGGGGCGAGCGGCTGGAACCAGTACGACGTGCTGACCTCGCCCGGAGACGTGACCAAGGACGGCCTCCCGGACCTGATCGCCCGCAACACCTCCACCGGTGCGGTCTACCTGTACAAGGGCACCAGCGCGGGCAAGCTCTCCGCCCGCGTGAAGCTCTACGACAACTGGAAGACGTACAAGAAGGTCGTCGGCGTCGGGGACCTGAACGGTGACGGCATCGGTGACCTGATTGCACAGGACAAGGCCAACAACCTCTACCGCTACTACGGCAAGGGCAACGGCACCTTCGCGTCCCGCGTGAAGGTCTTCGTCAACTGGGGCGGCTCCTACAACGTCATCGTCGGAGCCGGTGACCTCAACCGCGACGGCAAGGCCGACCTCGTCTCCCGCGACACGGCCGGCAACCTCTGGCGCAACTACGGCAACGGCGCAGGGTCGTTCGGGGCGCGTACGAAGATCGCCACTGGCTGGCAGGGCTACAAGGGGATCTTCTAGCCGCAGTTTTCGGCCATCGCGTGACGCATGTCATGCCCCCGGCGAGGGAATCGCTGGGGGCATGACAAACTCCACGCCTGATGCCAGAGCGAGTGGGCTGTCGGATGCACAACTCTCTGACGAAGAACGGCTTGCCCAGCTCGGCTACACGCAGGTTCTCGCCCGCCGCATGTCGGCGTTCTCCAACTACGCGGTCTCCTTCACGATCATCTCGGTCCTGTCGGGCTGCCTGACGCTGTACCTGTTCGGCATGAACACCGGCGGCCCCGCCGTGATCACCTGGGGCTGGGTCGCCGTAGGCCTGATGACACTCTTCGTCGGCCTCGCGATGGCCGAGATCTGTTCGGCCTATCCGACCTCCGCGGGCCTGTACTTCTGGGCCCACCGGCTGGCCCCGTCCCGTACGGCCGCCGCCTGGGCCTGGTTCACGGGCTGGTTCAACGTCCTCGGCCAGGTGGCGGTGACGGCGGGCATCGACTTCGGGGCGGCGTCCTTCCTGGGCGCCTATCTGAACCTGCAGTTCGACTTCGAGGTCACACCGGGCCGCACGGTGCTGCTGTTCGCAGGGATCCTGGTCCTGCACGGGCTGCTGAACACCTTCGGCGTGCGCATCGTCGGCCTCCTCAACAACGTCAGCGTGTGGTGGCACGTGCTGGGCGTGGGAGTCATCGTCGGCGCGCTGACCTTCGTACCGGACCAACACCAGTCCGCCTCCTTCGTGTTCACGGAGTTCGTGAACAACACGGGCTGGGGCAGCAGCGTGTACGTCGTCGCCCTCGGCCTGCTGATGGCGCAGTACACCTTCACCGGGTACGACGCCTCCGCCCATATGACGGAGGAGACGCACGACGCGTCGACGGCCGGCCCCAAGGGCATCGTCCGCTCGATCTGGACCTCCTGGATAGCGGGCTTCGTCCTCCTCCTCGGCTTCACGTTCGCGATCCAGTCGTACGACGGTGCCCTCGGGTCGCCGACGGGGGTGCCGCCGGCCCAGATCCTGCTCGACGCGCTGGGCGCGACGGCGGGCAAACTGCTCCTGCTCGTGGTGATCGGCGCGCAGCTCTTCTGCGGAATGGCGTCCGTCACGGCCAACTCCCGCATGATCTACGCCTTTTCACGCGACGGCGCGCTGCCCTTCTCGCACCTGTGGCACACGGTGAACCCGCGCACGCGGACGCCGGTCGCGGCGGTCTGGCTGGCCGCGCTGGGCGCCCTGGTCCTCGGCCTCCCGTACCTGATCAACGTCACGGCGTACGCGGCGGTGACCTCGATCGCCGTCATCGGCCTCTACATCGCGTACGTCATCCCGACCCTCCTGCGGATTCGCAAGGGCGACGCCTTCGAACGCGGGCCCTGGCACCTGGGCCGCTGGTCCCGCCCGATCGGCGTGGTGTCGGTGCTCTGGGTCGTCGTGATCACGATCCTCTTCATGCTCCCCCAGGTCTCCCCCGTCACCTGGGAGACCTTCAACTACGCCCCGGTCGCCGTCCTCGTCGTCCTCGGCTTCGCCACGACCTGGTGGCTGGTCTCGGCCCGCCACTGGTTCCTCAACCCCGACCACGAACGCACCCTCGCCCGCGAGGCGGCCCGCAAGGGGCTGCCCGAACCGGTCGATCCGTAACCTTGTGCGCTTTTGGCGTGGCCGGGTCACCGATACCCGATCGGAGTCCCGGCCGCGTCCCGCTATGCTCGGGGATGCATCGCCACAGGATCCTCCACGGGATCGCCGTGGACCGGTGCGTGGACCCTTAGCTCAATTGGCAGAGCAGTGGACTTTTAATCCATTGGTTGTGGGTTCGAGTCCCACAGGGTCTACCGACAAGGCCCAGGTCAGAGGCAATCTGATCTGGGCCTTGAGTGCGTTTTGAGGGTCTGGAGATCGGTAGCTCAGCCGACGCTCAACCGAAGTGCAGACGATCATGACATTGAGCGGCCCCGCCTGGACAACTCCCGGAGCGGGGCCCTGCACGCCACGGCTCAGTACTCGCCCGACGCCCGCAACTCCTCCAACACCGCCTCCAAGTACTTCGGACAGTGCGACTCCACCCCCAACACCAGCAGCTCATACGCATCAGACTTCTCCGTACCCCACTCCTGCCCGACCGGATACAGACCCCCGTCACCGAGCATCCACTCCACACTGTGACCGCCACCCAGCGCAGAACACCACTCCGGCGGGAACAACCGCAGCTCGTCCGCCGCCGGTACGCCGGTCGAGTACGAGTCCAGATGCGCGTCGATGACGGCTGCGACGAACTTCTCGCCAGGTTCGATGGTCGGTGTGGGGCTCGGTTTGGCTTCGGACATTGTGTTGCCGTCCGGGCTGGAGCAGCCCGCCAGTGCGAGGACAGCGACGAGCAGGACGGTGCCAGTGGTGCGGCGCATGGGTCCCCCCAGGACGTGTGCGGTGGAGTCGCATCATCGTGGGAGGAGCACCGTTGTGTGGCAGGTATGGCCGTGTTGTGACCCTGTGGGGTGATGTGGGCGGGTGGGCTCCCCTTCTCGACCTGCATGGGTCACTGCCCCACACAGGGGTCCGGACCAGGCCGGACCCCGTCTCACACGAACGGCCCCGGGACGGGAGACGCGCAACCGTCCGGGGCCGTTCGCTGTCCCGCCCGCCCCCTTTGGCGCGGGGTACGGGCCGGGCGGTCTACCTCTGCGCAGCGCGGTACGCGCGCCACAGATCGTCTGCTGTCGGGCACCGCGTCGCCCCGTGCCCGCAGTCGCCGCACCCTGAGGCGTGGCCGAGGAAGGCGCGGTACGCGGCCTGCACGCGGTTGAACGTGCCGCTGTCGGCGACCTTCTGCATGTGGCCGGACGAGCTCCCGGAGTCCCGCCACTCCCACCGCGTGCCGCTCACGCCCGCTGCCGCTTGCGCCCGGGGTGCGGGTGATTGCGGATCTCGACACTGCAGTCCGTCGCACGCGACGCGTTCCCGGCCGCCACAGCGTCGGCCCGCTGCCGAGCGAGGGCCTGGCAGACACCACAGTCGGGCACCGGGTCGGGGTCTCTGAGGGGAAGTTCGAGCGTGATGGGCGGGTCCATGGTCGTCTTCATCCGTGTGCCTCCGCTGGCGTGGGCGTGCCCAGGCACCGGTGCGCGGCGTGTGCACGGGCAGAAGGGTCGGGCTGCCGCTGGTCACGACGCTAGGAGCGCGGTGTGCGGTGTAGCCAGCAATGTGCAGATCTGCTTACGCGGCTTCATCGGCCCAAGTGGTGGCTACTTTGCCCTCTTGACCGACTCCGCCTCCAGGGTGACGGTGTTGCACACAACTGCACATCCCATCGACGGAGGCAGCCATGTCGCTACTGTTCATCGGCATCGACCCCAACACCGGGGACAAGCAGAGTCCCACGGTGTGGGTCGACCAGGAGCAGCAAGAACTCGTCTTCCAGGGCTGGACGCCGGGGCCCGAACTGGAGGCGGAATGCGCCGCATTCGAGGTTCCCGGCCATGCGCAGGGGATCCCGGAAGGCGAGGCAGTGATCCGTATCCCCGCCAGGATGGTGCACATGATCAGGGAGGCGTGCGATGCCGTCGAGCGTGCCGACATTCGATGAGCTGATCGCCAGCTGCACGCGCTCCGCAGTGCACTTGGAGATGCGCGACTCCTACGCCGTCGACTACGAGGAGGGTCCGTTCGCCGATTGGCGGAACGGGTTCCGTCACAACCCCGGCGACCGCGAGTCCTGGTGGCGTCCGTGGCTGGACCTGATCCAGGAGACCGTAGGCCGCGGCATCGTCGTGCGCCGAGCCCGGATCGTGTCCGAGCCGGTCAGCGAGTACACGAAGTTCCTGTACGACGGCACCTTCACGAACGTCGCCGCGGGCGAGCAGGTGCGGTGGCTGCCGCGCCGACGTGCCTCCGACATCGCCCTCCCGGGCAACGACTTCTGGCTCTTCGACGAGCGGTGGGTCCACTGGAACCACTTCGCCGGCGACGGCTCCTGGACCGGCGAGGAAATCACGGACGACCCGTCCGCCGCCAAGCTCTGCACCGAGGCGTTCGAAGCGGTGTGGGCGCGCGCCACCCCGCACGACCAGTACGAAATCCACTGACAGACCGACAGCACGCACCGGACAGGCCAGCTCATGCCCATTTCCCCGTCCTCGTCCGCCCAAGCCGCGCGCGAAGTCGTCGCCCTCCGGCTGCGCGACCTCCGAAAGAACGCTGGGCTGACGGTCGTTGAGCTGGCCGGCCGGTGCGGCTGGCATCACTCCAAGACGTCCCGCGTCGAGAACGCTGTCACCGCCCCCTCGGCCAAGGACATACGAGCCTGGGCCACCGCCTGCGACGCGGCCGACCAGGCCCAAGACCTGATCACCCAGTCCCTGAACGCCGAGTCGATGTACAGCGAGTGGCGACACCAGGTGCGCAGGGGGATGAAGCAGCTACAGGACAGCGTGGTGCAGTTCTTCCACGACACCCGCCTGTTCCGGGTCTACTCCTCGACGATGGTCCCGGGCCTGCTGCAGACCGAGGGGTACGCGGCCGCGCTGCTCAGCAACATTGCCGACTTCCGCGGCATCCCGTTCAACGACGGCGCCGCGGCCGCAGCTGCCCGGGTCGAACGCTCCCGCATCATCCACGAACCAGGGCATCGCTTCGTCCTGCTCATGGAAGAGTCCGTCTTGTACCCGCAGCTGGGTGACGAGGACGCGATGGCCGCGCAGCTCGGCTACCTGCTCACCGCTGGGGCGCTGCCTCAGGTGTCGCTGGGAATCGTCCCCATGGCCGCGCGCGAGCGACGGCAGTGGCCCATCGAGACGTTCCATGTGTACGACGACACTCTCGTGTCGGTGGAGTTCCTGTCGGCGGAGGTGAACATCACGCAGCCGTCGGAGATCGTCCTGTACCTGAAGGCCTTCGAGCAGCTGCACAGCATGGCCGTGTACGGGGCCGATGCGCGCGCCTTGATTGTGAAGGCCATCGACGCGCTGCGATGACGCCAGGCACGCGGCAGTTCACGGCTCCTCAGGCGGCAACAACGAGGCCCGCGTCATCAGAGCCCGGCTCCACAAGAGGCCATGATGCACGAGGAGTTGGTGCCGTAGTAGTGGTCAGAGAAGTTTACGAGCCGAACAGCGCAAGGGTCGCGTCGAGAGCGCGGCCAGTCTGCCGAGGGCGCACAACAGAACTTTGCAGTCTGGCAGTTGGGGTGCGCGAGGTAGGGCATACAGGAGGAAGAGATGCGACCTGCGGTGACGCGTTGGGGACGGTGGCCCCTGTCTTGGTATGGATGCGGTCGCACGTTCGACGGTGAGCAGTAGCCGGTCGACAAGGGGACCTGCTCTGGTCCCCGGGCACTCTCCACAGGTGGCGCATCCGCCCGTTCGCGTCGGGCCCTCAGCTTTCGGTGCTTGGCTGACGCCGGGGAAAAGCGTCCCCGATCGGCCAGTGCTCAGGCAGACCAAGAGACGTGTGGATGGGGCGAGCCGCGGGCTGGCGTTCGATGCGAATATCGACCAATTGTGCCGTTTCCCAGGTGGGGAGAACGGGGGCCGGGAGCGAGTCAGGTGCGGGGCTTTGCCAGAGGACTGGGACCTTCTTCGCCCAGGTCCAAGGTGCCGGGTTGTCGACGGTCAGTACGCCGCTGACCCGGCTATGGGTGTGATCTTGCGCAGCAGTCCAGTAGCCGTCGGCATTGCGACCGAACGTCGATCCGGTGCGGTGGACGGACTCGACCGAGGTCCCGTACAACGCGCTCTCGGTGTCCTCATCTTCGGGAAAGACCGCCGAATTACCAACCGCCACGATGAATGGCAGCGCCAAGTCGCCGTACTTGCTGCCCTTCTTTCT harbors:
- a CDS encoding FG-GAP repeat domain-containing protein: MIRHAFVRHSRVRRVAVVVAASAVLGGGLSPLLPVASAADAAQETVVPATLQSSYTRASLFNSDETYGGDGAGSQGVFHRLYDPTRLVWTRYSDGKSFEVPAASTGLAVDDGTGSDVAAFRYQDGHVDLWNAVDGTMSTLQIPEGRSVWSGTFGDIVATFETVTAEDGTTTRVNHLLSAGPDGTTRDVVVSGIPEELKLGGPLRADATSLIFSGAIDGTHRSVAVDPQTGQVQSWTQARPSGTAYTELSPDYLVQYGGPSASKVYVYSRADLSAAPVEVTLDGTDGVSPADDLSVVGDWLVHRPAGGTKVTAVPIKGGDPITLLTSSNDGISASPSGNAVVIGRTGAGVDDWGIQRIHAGEDGKPVVTQIKALPKPPYEIQGLALDQGRLLVADESWAGYRDTYVRTVTATGTPQFGARSSYDGTDTLLYDCPSAEGGCRIYGTADNRAVWLMKGSAEYDLLRVNGPAEYGFREIRVPAGGQITDVSGQYVIHTTSTLQNVYKIDGGDTPVVTRTSGAAALSGDILWTAGTTPGTVTAYNLTTKKTTETVTTDAGCAPTELQALGRYLYWTCDGKAGVYDRTAKKSVPVPTGEAKLGDGFVVTHDKQAGQLTLTTVADGTAASRVIGELPDTGVSQRDVRWTVDESGANAAYVDDQEQVHLVPSGVAQQPLSLLAPAESVSSVEAHTVDTTPDTLTTLLLSKPSSGWDLTVRNRATGKVYGDGRDGTAARGELSVGWHGLDPKRTGDAYLPNGSYDWTVTVTPADGVGAPLTVSGTVKLVKGEPVRHDHLGSDAVGDLLTLNSSGALTFQQGTGTGTFSGKVSGSGWATSIKAVPFGDLSGDRCNDVLVRLSSGALRLYKPGCDAALKPSTSYTTLGASGWNQYDVLTSPGDVTKDGLPDLIARNTSTGAVYLYKGTSAGKLSARVKLYDNWKTYKKVVGVGDLNGDGIGDLIAQDKANNLYRYYGKGNGTFASRVKVFVNWGGSYNVIVGAGDLNRDGKADLVSRDTAGNLWRNYGNGAGSFGARTKIATGWQGYKGIF
- a CDS encoding amino acid permease, whose protein sequence is MTNSTPDARASGLSDAQLSDEERLAQLGYTQVLARRMSAFSNYAVSFTIISVLSGCLTLYLFGMNTGGPAVITWGWVAVGLMTLFVGLAMAEICSAYPTSAGLYFWAHRLAPSRTAAAWAWFTGWFNVLGQVAVTAGIDFGAASFLGAYLNLQFDFEVTPGRTVLLFAGILVLHGLLNTFGVRIVGLLNNVSVWWHVLGVGVIVGALTFVPDQHQSASFVFTEFVNNTGWGSSVYVVALGLLMAQYTFTGYDASAHMTEETHDASTAGPKGIVRSIWTSWIAGFVLLLGFTFAIQSYDGALGSPTGVPPAQILLDALGATAGKLLLLVVIGAQLFCGMASVTANSRMIYAFSRDGALPFSHLWHTVNPRTRTPVAAVWLAALGALVLGLPYLINVTAYAAVTSIAVIGLYIAYVIPTLLRIRKGDAFERGPWHLGRWSRPIGVVSVLWVVVITILFMLPQVSPVTWETFNYAPVAVLVVLGFATTWWLVSARHWFLNPDHERTLAREAARKGLPEPVDP
- a CDS encoding DUF6879 family protein: MPSSVPTFDELIASCTRSAVHLEMRDSYAVDYEEGPFADWRNGFRHNPGDRESWWRPWLDLIQETVGRGIVVRRARIVSEPVSEYTKFLYDGTFTNVAAGEQVRWLPRRRASDIALPGNDFWLFDERWVHWNHFAGDGSWTGEEITDDPSAAKLCTEAFEAVWARATPHDQYEIH
- a CDS encoding helix-turn-helix domain-containing protein, whose product is MPISPSSSAQAAREVVALRLRDLRKNAGLTVVELAGRCGWHHSKTSRVENAVTAPSAKDIRAWATACDAADQAQDLITQSLNAESMYSEWRHQVRRGMKQLQDSVVQFFHDTRLFRVYSSTMVPGLLQTEGYAAALLSNIADFRGIPFNDGAAAAAARVERSRIIHEPGHRFVLLMEESVLYPQLGDEDAMAAQLGYLLTAGALPQVSLGIVPMAARERRQWPIETFHVYDDTLVSVEFLSAEVNITQPSEIVLYLKAFEQLHSMAVYGADARALIVKAIDALR